One genomic window of Quercus lobata isolate SW786 chromosome 9, ValleyOak3.0 Primary Assembly, whole genome shotgun sequence includes the following:
- the LOC115960248 gene encoding uncharacterized protein LOC115960248, protein MARNKNQTEPTKQIHHNQNQNPQPQKPTKPPSWSVVRGLLSCKDLQTLQQQPPPKQQQKRQQQKELLQQQQEQAMEENAKKCKKMKCSGSLCSNTKVMHRAETGSPELFKKRALLGSSSNDASSRSMKTPLHELNGVVSSTNSSSSFSASSNSSSAGGSFRGVPFRRFSGCYECRMVVDPVLGFTRDPSLRATICSCPDCGEIFMKAENLELHQAVKHAVSELGPEDTSKNIVEIIFQSSWLKKQAPICKIDRILKVHNTQKTITKFEEYRDSIKAKATKLQKKHPRCIADGNELLRFHCTNFVCSLGVNGSSNLCNSIPQCDVCSIIKNGFKVGAESRGVGTELEKGILTTATSGKAHDKAGDSESNNDKRAMLVCRVIAGRVKKNMEGSMEEYDSLAGAVGVYSNLDELYVFNPKAILPCFVVIYTGF, encoded by the exons ATGGCtagaaacaaaaaccaaacagaACCCACCAAGCAAATCCACCATAACCAGAACCAAAACCCCCAGCCCCAAAAACCTACAAAACCACCCTCTTGGTCAGTTGTAAGAGGCCTATTGAGCTGTAAGGATCTCCAAACACtgcaacaacaaccaccaccaaagCAACAACAAAAGCGACAACAACAGAAAGAGCTTCTACAGCAACAGCAAGAGCAAGCCATGGAAGAGAATGCaaagaaatgcaagaaaatGAAGTGCTCTGGCTCACTCTGTAGTAACACAAAGGTGATGCACAGAGCTGAAACAGGATCCCCTGAACTCTTCAAGAAAAGGGCCTTACTGGGTTCAAGTAGCAATGATGCTTCTAGCAGATCCATGAAAACTCCATTGCATGAACTCAACGGGGTTGTTTCCTCtactaattcttcttcttcattttctgcATCTTCCAATTCATCCAGTGCTGGTGGGTCTTTCAGAGGAGTGCCATTCAGGAGATTCTCTGGCTGCTATGAGTGTAGAATGGTGGTAGATCCTGTACTTGGTTTCACTAGAGACCCTTCTCTCAGGGCTACAATCTGTTCTTGCCCTGATTGTGGTGAGATTTTCATGAAAGCTGAAAACTTGGAGCTTCATCAGGCTGTTAAGCATGCAG TATCTGAACTGGGTCCTGAAGACACTAGCAAAAACATAGTGGAAATCATATTCCAGTCAAGCTGGCTAAAGAAACAAGCACCCATCTGCAAAATCGACCGCATCTTGAAAGTCCACAACACCCAGAAAACCATAACCAAATTCGAGGAGTACAGGGACTCCATCAAAGCCAAAGCCACAAAGCTCCAAAAGAAACACCCACGTTGCATAGCAGATGGCAATGAGCTCCTCAGGTTCCACTGCACCAACTTTGTTTGCTCACTAGGAGTAAACGGGTCCTCTAATCTCTGCAACTCAATCCCACAATGCGATGTGTGTAGCATCATAAAGAATGGCTTCAAGGTAGGTGCAGAATCAAGAGGAGTTGGTACTGAACTTGAAAAGGGAATTTTGACAACCGCAACTAGTGGAAAAGCTCATGACAAAGCTGGTGACAGTGAGAGCAACAATGACAAGAGGGCAATGCTGGTTTGCCGAGTGATTGCAGGTAGGGTGAAGAAGAACATGGAAGGAAGCATGGAAGAGTATGACTCTCTCGCTGGGGCTGTTGGGGTTTACTCTAATTTGGATGAACTGTATGTGTTTAATCCTAAGGCTATTTTGCCTTGTTTTGTTGTCATCTATACAGGTTtctaa